A genome region from Psychrobacter jeotgali includes the following:
- a CDS encoding tyrosine recombinase XerC, translated as MSIAKYHRRLAHSIELDEPLLELLVPVERWLDTLAVRNHSEHTLSAYFAGVSQLALYLRGKKLTWTRCDKRQLAQHISQRLDEDKLALASVQQELSAIRHFYGWLIEEGLARINPATGYQLKRSPRPLPSIADIDLLTQLLDQPIPDTPEQARLWLRDKAMFELLYSSGLRVGELVALDMMDIDLTDLRVRVTGKGNKTRLVPIGEKAATAIKRYLPHRHLWVEQQDNALFISEKLGTRLSTRAVQQRLKVAAARAGIAQNMYPHLLRHCFASHLLSGSGDLRAVQEMLGHSDIGTTQIYTHVDFAKLTQVYDRAHPRAIHIQNEAE; from the coding sequence ATGTCTATTGCAAAGTACCACCGCCGACTGGCACACTCGATCGAATTAGATGAGCCATTGCTCGAGCTGCTGGTGCCTGTAGAACGCTGGCTCGATACTTTGGCAGTGCGTAACCACTCCGAGCATACCCTAAGTGCTTATTTTGCTGGAGTAAGTCAGTTAGCGCTATATTTACGTGGCAAAAAACTGACATGGACACGCTGTGATAAGCGTCAATTGGCACAGCATATTAGTCAGCGTTTAGATGAAGATAAGCTGGCGCTGGCAAGCGTACAACAAGAGTTGTCGGCCATTCGTCATTTTTATGGTTGGCTGATTGAAGAGGGGTTGGCACGTATCAATCCAGCGACTGGTTATCAGCTCAAACGTAGCCCTAGACCGCTGCCTTCTATTGCTGATATAGATTTGCTAACGCAATTGTTAGATCAGCCTATACCTGATACCCCAGAACAAGCACGGTTGTGGCTGCGTGATAAAGCGATGTTTGAGCTGCTCTATAGCAGCGGCTTACGGGTAGGCGAGCTGGTAGCGCTCGATATGATGGATATAGATTTAACCGACTTACGAGTGCGCGTTACTGGCAAGGGTAACAAAACTCGCCTAGTGCCTATCGGTGAAAAGGCAGCGACTGCTATCAAACGTTATTTGCCGCATCGTCATTTATGGGTAGAGCAGCAGGATAATGCGTTATTTATTAGTGAAAAGCTCGGGACCCGGCTGTCGACACGAGCGGTACAGCAGCGCCTAAAAGTAGCCGCAGCCCGTGCCGGCATTGCCCAAAATATGTATCCGCATCTACTGCGCCACTGCTTTGCCTCGCATCTCTTATCAGGCAGTGGTGATCTGCGTGCCGTACAGGAAATGCTAGGGCACAGTGATATTGGCACCACCCAGATCTATACTCATGTCGATTTTGCTAAGCTAACCCAAGTCTATGACCGTGCTCACCCTCGAGCTATTCACATTCAAAATGAAGCAGAATGA